In Cytophagia bacterium CHB2, the following are encoded in one genomic region:
- a CDS encoding porin family protein: MSGIKKRPCIYATALLVLLALTQTTFAQRPYRVGTTAANFLEIGYGSAGSAMGDAYVSVVTDLSGIYWNPAGLGFMEQSEAQFVNQPWIADVNTTFAGVGLVLQDIGTLGVGFFHIGYGDEEVTTIRQQEGTGEMFTANDFALSLTFSRRLVHWFSFGASAKYISSQIWHTNASAVAMDLGVLFNTPFFSFTGERENGLSIGMSISNYGTRMQYNGIDLLNPIDILPNEDGNFRDARGQFTLDEWELPLIFRLGVSLQPIVASRSRVIISADALHPNNNSESVNVGAQYQYNVPTTGTFYLRGGYKALFMTERQFGLSLGGGVELRMMNNIALKVDYAYRDVGILGQTHSYSFGVKF, from the coding sequence ATGAGTGGAATAAAAAAACGTCCTTGCATTTATGCCACCGCCCTTCTGGTTTTGCTGGCATTGACTCAAACAACTTTTGCACAACGCCCTTATCGCGTCGGCACGACGGCCGCAAATTTTCTTGAGATCGGTTACGGTAGCGCGGGCAGCGCCATGGGCGACGCTTATGTCAGCGTCGTCACGGATCTTTCAGGAATATACTGGAATCCCGCGGGCCTGGGCTTCATGGAACAGAGCGAAGCGCAATTCGTGAACCAGCCCTGGATCGCGGACGTCAACACCACTTTTGCCGGCGTGGGCCTGGTGTTGCAGGATATCGGCACGCTCGGCGTGGGCTTCTTTCACATCGGCTACGGCGATGAAGAAGTCACCACCATCCGCCAGCAAGAAGGCACCGGAGAAATGTTCACCGCCAATGACTTCGCGCTGTCGCTGACTTTTTCCCGGCGCCTGGTGCACTGGTTTTCATTCGGCGCCTCGGCAAAATATATTTCCTCGCAAATTTGGCACACCAACGCGAGCGCGGTCGCCATGGATTTGGGCGTGCTGTTTAACACGCCATTTTTCTCATTCACCGGCGAACGCGAAAACGGCTTGAGCATTGGCATGAGCATTTCGAATTACGGCACGCGCATGCAATATAACGGCATCGATCTGCTCAATCCCATCGACATTCTACCTAATGAAGACGGCAACTTTCGCGATGCACGCGGCCAGTTTACACTGGACGAATGGGAATTGCCGTTGATCTTTCGCCTGGGTGTTTCCCTGCAGCCGATAGTTGCCAGCCGCTCACGTGTAATTATATCCGCCGACGCCCTGCATCCCAACAACAACAGCGAGTCAGTCAACGTGGGCGCGCAATATCAGTACAACGTTCCCACCACCGGAACCTTTTACCTGCGCGGCGGGTACAAGGCGCTGTTTATGACCGAAAGGCAATTTGGCCTGTCGCTGGGCGGCGGCGTGGAATTGCGCATGATGAACAATATCGCGTTGAAGGTTGATTATGCCTATCGTGACGTGGGCATCCTGGGCCAAACGCATTCGTATTCCTTCGGCGTAAAATTCTGA
- a CDS encoding glycoside hydrolase family 5 protein, whose protein sequence is MRISLNLVILIFAALSIALISACSDDSNPVAPENETPPDAFAQNARLGRGMNLGNALEAPNEGDWGVTLKSEYFDWIKSAGFNSVRIPIRWSTHALTSAPYTIHPSFLLRVDWAITQALSRNLAVVINIHHYEEIMQDPAAHKARFLAIWEQLANHYRDQSSDIFFEILNEPNANLTTTIWNQYLQEAIAVIRQTNPTRTIIVGPAFWYNSSALNSLVLPADDKNIIVAVHFYSPFNFTHQGADWVPGSSAWLGTTWSGTPAEQQAIQNEFTLIANWGTTNNRPMNIGEFGAYSMADMDSRARWTAFVARTAEANDISWHYWEFIAGFGVYNATTNDWNYPLLNALIPKPLALTAPEVD, encoded by the coding sequence ATGCGCATCAGCCTCAATCTTGTCATCCTCATATTTGCCGCTCTCTCAATCGCTTTGATTTCCGCCTGCTCCGACGATTCCAATCCTGTAGCACCTGAAAATGAAACGCCTCCCGATGCTTTCGCACAAAATGCGCGCTTGGGCCGGGGCATGAATTTGGGCAATGCGCTCGAGGCTCCGAATGAAGGCGACTGGGGCGTGACGCTCAAAAGCGAGTATTTCGATTGGATCAAAAGCGCGGGATTCAACTCCGTGCGCATTCCCATCCGCTGGTCGACGCATGCGCTAACCAGCGCGCCTTATACGATCCATCCCAGCTTTTTGCTGCGCGTTGATTGGGCAATAACCCAGGCGCTCTCCAGAAACCTGGCGGTCGTTATCAATATTCATCACTACGAAGAGATCATGCAAGATCCTGCGGCGCACAAGGCGCGCTTTCTTGCCATCTGGGAGCAACTGGCGAATCATTATCGCGATCAATCCAGCGATATCTTTTTTGAAATCCTCAATGAACCTAACGCCAATCTCACAACGACGATTTGGAATCAATATTTGCAAGAGGCCATTGCTGTTATTCGCCAGACCAATCCCACGCGGACGATCATTGTCGGCCCGGCTTTCTGGTACAATTCCAGCGCCCTCAACAGTCTGGTGTTGCCCGCGGATGATAAGAACATAATCGTTGCCGTGCATTTCTACAGTCCTTTCAACTTCACCCATCAAGGCGCGGATTGGGTTCCCGGTAGCAGTGCCTGGCTCGGCACAACCTGGTCCGGAACGCCGGCAGAGCAACAAGCTATTCAAAACGAATTTACACTTATCGCGAATTGGGGAACGACCAACAATCGCCCCATGAACATTGGTGAATTTGGCGCCTATAGCATGGCCGACATGGACTCGCGCGCGCGGTGGACCGCATTCGTCGCCCGCACCGCCGAAGCCAATGACATAAGCTGGCATTATTGGGAATTCATCGCCGGTTTCGGTGTGTATAATGCAACAACAAATGATTGGAATTACCCTCTGCTCAATGCGCTGATTCCCAAACCGCTTGCATTAACCGCGCCGGAAGTGGACTAA
- a CDS encoding glycoside hydrolase family 16 protein, translating to MLHVKAKYLCHLFIAASLLGLSCNKKTITQVEKPAWEIAGWQLIWHDEFDGRQIDLSKWGHEVNAQGGGNNELQYYTARPENSFIQDGVLVIRALQENYTGPEGTRAYTSARLRTLNKGDWKYGRFDIRAKLPVGRGMWPAIWMLPTDWVYGGWAASGEIDIMEMLGHDTKTVHGTLHYGAAWPGNVHTGKSFTLPQGDFTNEFHTFRLDWTENEFKWYVDDQLYQTQTQWHTTGQPYPAPFNQRFHMLLNLAVGGNWPGNPDASTVFPQTLTVDYVRVYQRAP from the coding sequence ATGTTGCACGTCAAGGCCAAGTATCTTTGTCATCTGTTTATCGCCGCTTCCCTGCTCGGCTTAAGCTGTAACAAAAAAACCATTACCCAGGTGGAAAAGCCCGCCTGGGAGATTGCCGGCTGGCAGTTGATCTGGCACGATGAATTCGACGGTCGTCAGATTGATTTATCCAAATGGGGACATGAAGTGAACGCGCAAGGCGGCGGCAATAACGAATTGCAGTATTACACGGCGCGGCCGGAGAATTCTTTTATTCAAGACGGCGTCCTGGTCATTCGCGCGTTGCAGGAAAATTACACCGGTCCCGAAGGCACGCGAGCCTACACCTCCGCCCGATTGCGAACCTTGAATAAGGGGGATTGGAAATACGGCCGTTTCGACATTCGCGCCAAGTTGCCGGTGGGCCGCGGCATGTGGCCGGCAATTTGGATGCTGCCCACAGATTGGGTTTACGGCGGCTGGGCGGCAAGCGGTGAAATCGATATTATGGAAATGCTGGGACACGATACGAAAACCGTGCACGGCACGCTGCATTATGGCGCGGCCTGGCCGGGAAATGTTCATACGGGAAAATCGTTTACGCTGCCACAAGGCGACTTCACCAACGAGTTTCACACGTTCCGCCTCGATTGGACAGAGAATGAATTCAAATGGTATGTTGATGATCAGCTTTATCAAACGCAAACGCAATGGCACACGACGGGCCAACCTTACCCCGCGCCCTTCAATCAGCGTTTTCACATGCTGCTCAATCTAGCGGTGGGCGGCAACTGGCCCGGCAACCCGGACGCGAGCACGGTTTTTCCGCAAACGCTGACGGTGGATTATGTCCGTGTTTACCAGCGCGCGCCATGA